A part of Kitasatospora acidiphila genomic DNA contains:
- a CDS encoding LapA family protein, producing the protein MTRNPGRQFDGRKKSDIAGVPTSIVVGVVTALLALWFLLANLERVKIQFWFFTVTAPLWIALAATLLIGGVLGWVLKGRRENR; encoded by the coding sequence GTGACGAGGAATCCGGGCCGTCAGTTCGACGGCAGGAAGAAGAGCGACATCGCGGGCGTCCCGACCAGCATCGTGGTCGGTGTGGTGACGGCCCTGCTGGCGCTCTGGTTCCTGCTGGCCAACCTTGAGAGGGTGAAGATCCAGTTCTGGTTCTTCACGGTGACCGCGCCACTGTGGATCGCGCTCGCCGCGACGCTGCTGATCGGCGGCGTGCTCGGCTGGGTGCTCAAGGGGCGGCGCGAGAACCGGTAG
- a CDS encoding amino acid ABC transporter ATP-binding protein — MIELSGVNKHFGELHVLQDIDLTVGRGEVVVVIGPSGSGKSTLCRAINRLEPIESGTITIDGRPLPAEGKGLARLRAEVGMVFQSFNLFAHKTVLENVTLAQLKVRKRAKDEAETRGRVLLERVGLLAHADKYPAQLSGGQQQRVAIARALAMDPKALLFDEPTSALDPEMITEVLDVMRSLAAEGMTMVVVTHEMGFARASANRVVFMADGRIVEDRAPEEFFARPESERARDFLSKILKH; from the coding sequence CTGATCGAACTCAGCGGGGTCAACAAGCATTTCGGTGAACTGCACGTGCTGCAGGACATCGACCTCACGGTGGGCCGCGGCGAGGTGGTGGTGGTCATCGGCCCGTCCGGCTCCGGCAAGTCCACGCTGTGCCGGGCGATCAACCGGCTGGAGCCGATCGAGAGCGGCACCATCACCATCGACGGCCGGCCGCTGCCGGCCGAGGGCAAGGGGCTGGCCCGGTTGCGAGCCGAGGTCGGCATGGTCTTCCAGTCCTTCAACCTGTTCGCCCACAAGACGGTGCTGGAGAACGTGACGCTGGCCCAGCTGAAGGTCCGCAAGCGGGCGAAGGACGAGGCCGAGACCCGGGGCCGGGTGCTGCTGGAGCGGGTCGGCCTGCTGGCGCACGCCGACAAGTACCCGGCCCAGCTCTCCGGCGGCCAGCAGCAGCGGGTGGCGATCGCCCGGGCGTTGGCGATGGATCCCAAGGCGCTGCTCTTCGACGAGCCCACCTCCGCGCTCGACCCGGAGATGATCACCGAAGTGCTGGACGTGATGCGCTCGCTGGCCGCGGAGGGGATGACCATGGTGGTGGTCACCCATGAGATGGGCTTCGCCCGGGCCTCCGCCAACCGGGTGGTCTTCATGGCGGACGGCCGGATCGTCGAGGACCGGGCTCCCGAGGAGTTCTTCGCCCGCCCGGAGAGCGAGCGGGCCCGCGACTTCCTCTCCAAGATCCTCAAGCACTGA